The Arcobacter sp. CECT 8986 DNA window TAATAAAACAGTATCATTTGTTGAAGTATCACCATCAACAGAAATGGCATTAAAAGTTGTTTCACTATTTTCTAAAAGTGCTTCTTTCATATCTTCTTTTGGAATATTTGCATCTGTACAAATAAAACAAAGCATTGTTGCTAAGTTTGGATTTATCATCCCTGCACCTTTTGCAACTGCACCTATTTTAAAGCTACTTCCATCTTCTAATTTTACTTCATACATTGTAGTTTTAGCATAAGAATCTGTTGTCATAATTGCTCTACTTAAATTCTGTGCATTTTTTGAAGTTAAGTTAAATTTTTTTGCACCTGCAACAATTTTTTCAACTGGAAGTTGGTTTCCTATTACACCTGTACTACTCATAATTGGGTTTTCTAGGTTAAAATCTAAAGAAGAAAAAATAGTATTAATATTTTCAATACCTTGTTTACCTGTTAAAGCATTTGCATTTTTTGAATTTATTAATACAAAATTTGTTTTAAAATTTTTATTATACATTTGATAATGTTTTAAAGGTGCTGCTTGAAATTTATTATTTGTAAATATAGCTTCAACTTCACATAAAGTATCACTATAAATAAAACCTAAATCAAGTGCATTATTTGCTTTTAATCCTGCACTAATTCCATCACAATAAAAACCTTCAATTTGGTCAAAAAGACCTTTAATTGGTAAAATAGTAAACATTATATAATATCCTTAAAAGTTATACTTTATAAATCTTTTGGTTTCTCGCTATAAGATAAAAGTCTTTTTGATTTTGAAATACCATTTTGACTTCCAACTAAAAGTAATTTACAATTTTCAGTAATTATAATACTACCCTTTGGCATCTGAATAAATCTACCATTTGCTTCAGTAATACCAATAATAGAAACTTTCATCTTATCTCTTAATCTTAAATCTTGTATTTGTTTATTTACAGCCCAAGACTCTTCACCAACAAAAGCCTCTTCCATATCAATAGGAGTATCAGGCTTATATAAAAACTCATCTAGTACATTTTCCATATCTGGTCTAATAGCCATTGCACTAACTCTTTTTGCCATTAATGATGGTGGAGCAACAACCTTATCTGCACCTAGTTTTTTTAATCTTACTTTATCATTTTGTGTTTCTGCATTACAAATCACTAAAAATGGACTTCTTCCAAGCTCTTTTTCATATAATCTAACTGATGCAATTAATGTAATATTATCAGAAATATTTTTTGATAAAGAGATAGCCCCTTTTGCTGAACTTAAGTGAGATTTTAAAAAA harbors:
- the argJ gene encoding bifunctional glutamate N-acetyltransferase/amino-acid acetyltransferase ArgJ, whose amino-acid sequence is MFTILPIKGLFDQIEGFYCDGISAGLKANNALDLGFIYSDTLCEVEAIFTNNKFQAAPLKHYQMYNKNFKTNFVLINSKNANALTGKQGIENINTIFSSLDFNLENPIMSSTGVIGNQLPVEKIVAGAKKFNLTSKNAQNLSRAIMTTDSYAKTTMYEVKLEDGSSFKIGAVAKGAGMINPNLATMLCFICTDANIPKEDMKEALLENSETTFNAISVDGDTSTNDTVLLLSNKKSNSYDKDAFKEALRLVMHDMAMLMVADGEGAKKAVAFEVLNAASYEDAQIAAKALSNSLLVKTALFGEDPNFGRIASTIGASRVVSDENKLVISYNDVIVYNKGEFVFTPEVEQEAAKVLQNDKFKIICDLGIGEHSFTAYGCDLGYEYVKINADYRT